The Buchnera aphidicola (Lipaphis pseudobrassicae) genomic sequence AAATTGTGTAATTACTGGTGATTCAGATGGTTCAACAGCAATACTAATTAAATTTTTTTTTAGTTTAGTATGTTTTATATATTTTGTAACGCCTGTAATAGTTCCTCCAGTTCCTACACCAGAAATAAAAATATCTATATTACCATCTGTATCATTCCATATTTCTGGTCCAGTAGTATTTTCATGAATTTCAGGATTAGCTGGGTTTTCAAATTGTTTTAATAAAAAATATTTTTTAGGATTGTATGATACAATTTCATTTGCTTTAGATATAGCTCCTTTCATTCCATATTTTCCATTTGTTAAAACTAAATTTGCTCCTAAAGATTTGAGCAATTTTCTTCTCTCAATAGACATTGTATCTGGCATAGTAAGTGTTAATCTATAATTTCTAGCGGCGGCTACATAAGCCAATGCAATCCCTGTATTACCGCTTGTTGCTTCTATGAGTTCTATATTTTTATCTAACTTTCCATTTTTTTCTGCATTCCATATCATATTAGCACCAATTCTACATTTGACACTAAAACTAGGGTTTCTAGATTCAATTTTTGCTAAAATATTTCCATTTCCTATTTTCTTTAAACGAACTAAAGGTGTATTTCCTATAGTTAAAGAATTATCTTCATATATTTTGCTCATTTGTTTCCTGTATTTTTAAATGTATTATTTCTTATTTACTTGGATACTTAAATTTTTGGTATAGAAAAAATTTTTTATATAAATTATTTTTATTATACTGATTTTTAATTATTTTTTTAAATAACTACTGTTATAAATGAAAAAATAAGGTTTATATTATAAGTAAAAATCACATAATAAAAAATACTAATATCATGAATTTATAAAATTATGAGATAATTTAAAATTCGTTATTTCTTTGTATTCAGATATAAAAAATTTATGACAAATATTAAAAAAAAAATTGATAGATTACGACAAGAACTTTTGAAATACGAACATTCTTATCACATTTTAGATCAATCTATTGTTTCTGATGCTGAGTATGATTACTTACTTAATCAATTGTATTTTTTAGAATTAAAAAATAAAGAATTTATTTCTTCTGATTCTCCTACTCAGAAAATAGGTTCAAATTTAACTGATAAATATCAAAAAATAAGACATTTTTTTCCTATGTTATCTTTAGAAAATACTTTTGATTATAATGGATATTTAAATTTTGAAAAAAGAGTTAAAAAATCTTTTTATAAAGATGAAAAACTAACGTTTTGTTGTGAACTTAAGATCGATGGTATAGCTATTAGTATTATTTATGAAGAAGGTTTTCTTGTAAGAGCAACAACTCGTGGTGATGGTTATATAGGTGAAAATATTACTTCTAATGTAAAAATGATCAAATCTATTCCTATGAAATTAAAAGGATTTAATATTCCTAA encodes the following:
- the cysK gene encoding cysteine synthase A, with protein sequence MSKIYEDNSLTIGNTPLVRLKKIGNGNILAKIESRNPSFSVKCRIGANMIWNAEKNGKLDKNIELIEATSGNTGIALAYVAAARNYRLTLTMPDTMSIERRKLLKSLGANLVLTNGKYGMKGAISKANEIVSYNPKKYFLLKQFENPANPEIHENTTGPEIWNDTDGNIDIFISGVGTGGTITGVTKYIKHTKLKKNLISIAVEPSESPVITQFLSRKELKPGLHKIQGIGAGFIPKNLDLRLIDEVITVSSAESILTAQKLMKKEGILAGISSGAALCAALKIQKRKNFLNKNIVIILPSSGERYLSTELFSE